The DNA sequence GAGGCCACGTTGTTGCTGGACGGCCGCATCATGATGCAGGTGAAGGGCCGGAATCTCGAATCGTCGGATGTCGCGGTCGAGCTTCTGAGGAACTGGGATCTCCGGGCGGTTCGGGAGGAGACCGCGCGCTGATCGCTTCGCGCAACGTCCTGGGGCCGCTGGCGCCCGCGCAGACCCGCTGCATCGCGGGTTTTCGGCGCGGGTGCAGCGGCTCTGCTATGATCCGCGGTCCCCGTTGGCCTGGCGCGACGCCAGGCCATCTATCCATCACTGCGCTCGACCCCGCGTACAGGTCGGCGAAGGAGTCCAAACCATGCCCGCAGTTTCTCTTCCCGATGGCAGCCGCCGCGAGTTCGATGCACCGGTAACGGTGCTCGATGTCGCCCGCGACATTGGCCCGGGCCTGGCCAAGGCCGCGCTGGCAGGCAAGGTCAACGGGCGCCTGGTCGATGTCCGGCATCCGATCACCGAGGACGCGGAACTCGCCATCGTGACCGACCGCGACCCCGAGGGGGTCGAGATCATCCGCCACTCGACCGCACATCTGCTCGCGCAGGCGGTGAAGGATCTGTTCCCCAGTGCGCAGGTAACCATCGGCCCGGTGATCGAGCACGGCTTCTACTACGACTTCTCGTTCGAGCGCCCGTTTACGCCGGAAGATCTCGAGAAGATCGAGAAGCGCATGAAGGAACTCGCGAAGGCGGATCTCCCGGTCGAACGGTCGGTGATGGAGCGCGACGATGCGGTCGTGTATTTCCGCAACATGGGCGAGGAGTACAAGGCCGAGATCATCGAGAGTATCCCGGAGGGCATGGAGATCTCGCTGTACCGGCAGGGCGACTTCGTCGATCTCTGCCGCGGCCCGCATATCCCGTCAACCGGTCGCCTGAAGGCATTCAAGCTGACCAAGGTGGCGGGCGCGTACTGGCGCGGCGACTCGAACAACGAGATGCTGCAGCGCATCTACGGCACCGCGTGGCCGAACAAGGAGCAGCTCAACGCCTACCTCGAACAGTTGCGCGAGGCGGAGCGGCGCGACCACCGCCGGATCGGCACCGAACTCGACCTGTTTTCGATCCAGGACGACGCCGGCGGCGGCCTGGTGTTCTGGCACCCGAAGGGCGCGCGCATCCGCCGCGTGATCGAGCAGTTCTGGTTCGATCTCCACGAGCGTGCCGGCTACGACTTCGTGGTGACCCCGCATATCGCGAACCTCGACCTGTGGAGGACCTCCGGGCACGCCGACTTCTACTCGGAGTCGATGTACGAGCCGATGGAGGACGACAACCAGGCGTTCCAGCTCAAGCCGATGAACTGCCCGTTCCATGTGCTGGTGTACAAGGATCGGCTGCACTCCTACCGGGATCTGCCGCTGCGCTGGGGCGAGATGGGCACCGTCTACCGGCGCGAGATGTCGGGCGCGCTGCACGGGCTGATGCGCGTGCGCGGCTTCACCCAGGATGACGCGCATATCTTCTGCCGGGAAGACCAGATCGAGTCCGAGATCATCGGCGTGCTCGATCTGACGCTGGAGTTGCTGAACGCCTTTGGTTTCAATGATTTCGAGATCCATCTTTCGACGAAGCCTGACGACGCGGTCGGGTCGCCCCGGATCTGGGAGCACGCGACCGCGGCGCTGCGCTCGGCGATCGAGAAGAAGGGGCTGGAATACACCGTCGACGAGGGCGGCGGCGCGTTCTACGGGCCGAAGATCGACGTGAAAATCCGCGACGCGATCGGCCGGCAGTGGCAGTGCTCGACGATCCAGCTCGACTTCAACCTGCCGGAGCGCTTCGAAATGGAGTATGTCGCCGAGGACAACGAACGGCGGCGACCGATCATGATCCACCGTGCACTGTTTGGCTCGCTGGAACGCTTCTTCGGCGTGCTGATCGAGCACTATGCAGGTCTGTTCCCGCTGTGGCTGGCCCCGGTGCAGGTTGCGGTGCTGACCATCACCGAGCGCCAGGACCGCTACGCGCGGGAGGTCGTCGCGGCCTTGCGCGCACAGGGGCTGCGGGTCGAGTCGGACTTGAGAAACGAGAAGATCGGCTTTAAGATTCGCGAGCACACGCTCAAGCGCGTGCCGTACCTGCTGGTCCTCGGAGACCGCGAAATGGAATCCCGTTCGGTGGCCGTGCGTACCCGGTCCGGCGAAGATCTTGGCAGCATGAGCCTCGACGCGTTGTCGGAGCGGCTTCAGGGCGAGATCGCGAGTCGCGGTCACTGAGCCCGATCGGCCACGGGATTCGTTACCTACAACTGATCTGGAGAATAAGGCAATTAGCGGAGCCAAGAGTGTTCGACTGAACGAGCAGATCATCTGCCCGACCGTCCGACTGATCGATGCCGAGGGCGAGAACCGCGGCGTGATGAGAACGGAGATTGCGCTGGGGATGGCGGTGGATGCCGGAATGGATCTCGTGGAGATATCCCCGAACGCCGATCCTCCGGTCTGCCGGATCATGGATTACGGCAAGTTCAAGTTCGAGCAGTCCAAGAAAGCTCAGGCGGCCAAGAAGAACCAGAAGCAGGTTCAGGTCAAGGAAGTGAAATTCCGGCCGGGCACCGACGAAGCGGATTACCAGGTCAAGCTCCGCAATCTCATCCGCTTCCTGGAGGCGGGTGACAAGGGCAAGGTGACGATCCGTTTCCGCGGCCGCGAGATGCGGCATCAGGAGCTGGGCGGAGAACTGCTCGACCGGATCGAATCGGATCTGGCCGATATCGCGGTCGTCGAACAACGCGCCAAGATGGAAGGCCGGCAACTGACCATGGTGATGTCCGCGAAGAAGAAGTCGTAGCGGGCATCGAATACAAGGGTCGGCGGGTTTCGGTATACCCGCCGGCCTCTGATAAACGGCCGTGCCTGTAGGCAACGGCCTCTAGACTGGAGACGAAAATGCCGAAACTGAAGACCAACCGGGGCGCAGCCAAGCGCTTCGCGAAGACCGGTTCGGGTGGGTTCAAGCGGGCGCAGTCGCACCGCCGCCACATCCTGACCAAGAAATCCACCAAGCGTAAGCGCCACCTGCGTGGTGCGGCGATGATCCACGACAGCGATGTCGCGGCCGTCCGCCAGATGCTGCCGCATAGCTGATCGAGGAGAAGAACCATGCCACGAGTCAAGCGCGGCGTTACCGCCCACGCACGTCACAAGAAAGTCCTCGACCAGGCCAAGGGCTACTACGGTGCCCGCAAGAACGTCTACCGGGTCGCCAAGCAGGCGGTCACCAAGGCCGGGCAGTATGCCTACCGCGACCGGCGCCAGAAGAAGCGCCAGTTTCGGGCGCTGTGGATCGTCCGCATCAACGCGGCGGCGCGCCAGTTCGACCTGTCTTACAGCCGCCTGATCGACGGCCTGAACAAGGCGGGGGTCGAGGTCGACCGCAAGGTGCTCGCCGATCTCGCGGTCCACGACATCGCCGCCTTCGGCAAGATCGCCGACACCGCGAAGGCCGCGCTGCCGGCGTGACCGCTGAGGAGATCGCCCGGGGGCTCGTCCCGGGCAGGTCCCGTCCGGGGCGCCGGTTCCGGCGCGACTGAAGGGACTCGCCGAAGCGTGCACCTGCCTCCGGTGGCGGGTGTATCGGCAGCGAACCGAAGGGAGGGCCGCAAACCCTCCCTTTTTCTTTCAGGCAACCGATGCAGCATGCCTGCCGCCCGGGGGAACGCATGGCGGCGGCGGGTGGTGGAGAAATCCGACGTGGAGCAATTGCAGAAGCTGGTGGCCGAGGCCGTGACCGGGATCGAGCAGGCGCAAGGGCTGGCCGATCTCGACGCCCTGAGGGTGCGGTATCTCGGCAAGAAGGGCGCGCTGACTGCGCTGTTGAAGGAGCTCGGCCGCCTTCCCGCCGAGGAACGGCCGCGGGCGGGCCAGGCGGTCAACGAGGCGAAGGGCGAGTTGTCCGGGCGAATCGAGGCGCGCCAGCGGGAACTGGCCGCCGCCGAGGTGGCGCGGAAGCTGCGCGAGGAACGAGTGGATGTGAGCCTGCCGGGGCGGCGTCCGGCGACCGGCAGCCTGCACCCCGTCACCCAGACGATCGAGCGCATCCGCGAGTTCTTCGCCGGCATGGGCTACCGGGTTGCCGAGGGTCCTGAAGTCGAGGACGACTTCCACAACTTCGAGGCGCTGAACATCCCCGAGGAACACCCAGCGAGGGCGATGCACGACACCTTCTATTTCGACGCCCACCGGGTACTGCGCACGCACACCTCGCCGGTGCAGATTCGCGCGATGAAAGAGCAGCGCCCGCCGCTGCGGATCATCGCTCCGGGGCGCGTGTACCGCTGTGATTCCGATCTGACGCACAGCCCGATGTTCCACCAGGTCGAGGGGCTGTATGTCGATTCCGGCGTCACCTTCGCGGATCTGCGGGGCGTGCTCAGCGCGTTCCTGCAGGCCTTCTTCGAAAAGGATGACCTGAAGACCCGGTTTCGGCCTTCGTATTTTCCGTTCACCGAGCCCTCGGCCGAGGTCGACATCCAGTGCGTGCACTGCGGGGGTTCCGGCTGCCGGGTCTGCAAGCAGACCGGCTGGCTCGAGGTGATGGGCTGCGGAATGGTGCACCCCAACGTGTTCGGCCATGTCGGGATCGACGCGGAGCGCTACACCGGGTTCGCGTTCGGTCTGGGGGTGGAACGCATGGCCATGCTCCGCTATGGAGTCAATGACTTGCGTCTGTTTTTTGAGAATGATGTTCGGTTTCTCGGACAGTTCGCCAGAGCGGGGTAGCGGCGATGCGGATCAGCATGCAGTGGTTGCGCGAATGGCTTCCGGTGACCGAGACGGCGGAAGAACTGGGGCACCGGCTGACCATGGCCGGTCTCGAGCTCGACGCGATCGAACCGGCGGCGCCCGCGTTCAGCGGGGTGCGGATCGGGCAGGTACAGAGCGTCGCTGCGCACCCCGACGCCGACCGGCTGCGCGTCTGTCGGGTCGACGCCGGCGGCGATGCGCCGCTCGATATCGTCTGCGGGGCAGCGAACGTCGTCGGCGGGATGCGGGCGCCGGTGGCCTGCATTGGCGCGGTGCTGCCGGGCGACTTCCGGATCAAGCGTTCGAAACTCCGTGGGGTGGAATCGCAGGGGATGCTCTGTTCGGCGTCGGAGCTGGGCCTGGCGGAATCGTCGGAGGGCCTGATGGCGCTGCCCGACGATGCCCCGGTCGGGGCCGATTTCCGCGAGTGGCTCGGGCTGGATGACGCGATCCTCGAGATCGACCTGACGCCGAACCGGGCGGACTGCCTCGGCATGCTGGGCGTCGCGCGCGAGGCTGGCGTGCTGCTGGACCGGCAGGTCTCCGGTCCGCGGATCGAGCCGGTGCCGCCGGAGTCGGACCTGCAGGTGGCGGTGCAGGTCGCGGACCCGGGCGCCTGTCCGCTGTATGCCGCGCGAGTGATCGACGGGCTGGACCCGGACGCGCAGACGCCGATGTGGATGCGTGAGCGGCTCCGTCGCGCCGGGGTGCGCCCGCTGCACCCGGTGGTCGATGTGACCAACTACGTGCTGCTGGAACTCGGGCAGCCGATGCACGCGTTTGCCGCCGACGCGGTCGGAGAAGGCATCGAGGTGCGCTTCGGCCGTTCCGGCGATCGTCTGCGGCTGCTCAACGGCGACGAGATCGAACCGGGCCCCGCGGACCTGTTGATTGCGAATGCGCGGGGACCGTTGGCGCTTGCGGGCATCATGGGTGGCGAGGACAGCGCGGTGATCGGGGACACGACCCGGGTGGTGCTGGAGGCCGCGCATTTCGCGCCACAGGCGCTGGCTGGGCGCGCGCGGGCATACGGGCTGCACACCGACGCCTCGCACCGGTTCGAGCGCGGCGTCGACCCGACGCTGCCGCTGTACGCGATGGAGCGCGCCACGGCGCTGATCCAGGCGATCGCGGGCGGATCGGCCGGCCCGGTCATCCATCAGGGAGCGGTGCCGGCCGCCCATGCGGATGCCGCGATCGAGCTGCGCCGGGAGCGCATCCCGCGGGTGTTGGGGATGGCGTTCGACCCGGCCGAGGTCGAACGGATCCTGGTCGGGCTGGGATGCCGGGTGCACGCGGCGGCGCAGGGCTGGGCGGTGCATCCATTGCGGGCACGCTTCGATCTGACCCGGGAGGAGGATCTGATCGAGGAGCTTGCGCGCGTCCACGGCTACGAACGCCTGCCGCAGACGCTCCCGAGCGCGACGGTTCCGGCCGCGAGCGCCGCGGAGGCCACGCTGGCGCGGCGCAAGGGCGAACTCGCGGATCTGGGCTTTCACGAAATCGTGAGCTTCTCGTTCATTGCGCCCGACTGGGCCGAGGCGTTCTATCCCGAAGTCCAGGGGCTCGCGCTTGCCAATCCGATTTCCTCCGAACTCGCGGTGATGCGCCCGGGCTTGTGGCCTGGCCTGGTGCGTACCGCGGCCCACAATCTGGCCCGCCAGCAGGGCGATCTTCGGCTGTTCGAATACGGCCTGAGATTTGTCCCCGACGCTTCGGGCCTGCGTCAGGAGCCGCGCATTGGCGGGTTGCTGTGCGGCCGCGCGGAGCCGGAACACTGGCAGGCCGGGCGGCGCAGCGTCGATTTCTTCGATGCCAAGGGCGTGGTCGAGACGTTGTGCCCGGGCGGGTCGAAGATGCTGCGGTTCGAACCCGCGCTGCATCCCGCGCTGCACGATGGCCAGTCGGCGCGGGTGCTGCTGGACGGCCGCCGCATCGGCTGGATCGGTGCGCTGCATCCGTCGCTGCGCGAACGCTTCGACGTGCCGGAACTATTCCTGTTCGAACTCGACGGCACGGTGCTGTCGGCGGCGGCAGTGCCCCGATTCCAGGCGCTGTCGGCGTTTCCCGCGATCCGGCGCGATCTGGCGCTGGTCGTGAACGAGGATGTGGCCGCCGGTGAACTGCTGGCGGCGCTGGGCGAAGTCGAACTGCCGCTGTTGCAGGAAACCCGCCTGTTCGACGTGTATCAAGGCAAGGGGCTCGAAGAAAACGAGAAAAGTGTCGCTTTGGGCTTGATTTTAAGGGCTTTTGATCGCACCCTTGAAGAAGACGATGTGCAGGCTGTTACCCGGGCGGTTCTGGAGCATCTGAACGCCCGTTTTGGCGCGAAACCGAGATACTGAGCATGGCGGCTGTGACGAAGGCGGAACTGGCAGAGGTTCTGCACGAGGAACTGGGTCTGAACAAGCGCGAGGCGAAGGAACTCGTCGAGCTGTTCTTCGAGGAGATGCGGCTGGCTCTGGAAGGCGGCGACAGCGTGAAGCTGTCGGGATTCGGCAACTTCGTGCTGCGCGACAAGGGTGAGCGCCCCGGGCGCAATCCCAAGACCGGGGAGGAAATCCCGGTGTCGGCGCGCCGTGTGGTCACCTTCCGTCCGGGGCAGAAGCTGCGGGAGAGGGTGGAGGCCTATGCTGGAAGCGAGTGAGCGTCAGGAGCTGCCGGCGATTCCCGGCAAGCGCTATTTCACGATCGGCGAGGTCGCGGAACTCTGCCAGGTGAAACCGCATGTGCTGCGGTATTGGGAGCAGGAATTCCCGATGCTCTCACCGGTGAAACGCCGCGGCAACCGGCGCTACTACCAGCGCCACGACGTGTTGCTGATCCGCCAGATCCGCGCGCTACTGTACGAGCAGGGCTACACGATCCACGGTGCGCGGCAGAAGCTGAGCGGTGAGGAGGCCAAGGGTGACCTGACCCAGACCCAGCAACTGATCCACGATACGATCGCCGAACTCGAAGGCATCCTGCGTATCCTGCGGCACTGAATGCCCGCCGCTCCGGCGCGCAGCTTATGGGCTCGGGCTTCCCCGGGGCGCCGCGATTCGCTACACTTACGCACTTCGGGGCGTAGCGCAGCCTGGTAGCGCACCTGCATGGGGTGCAGGTGGTCGGAGGTTCAAATCCTCTCGCCCCGACCAAACGGAATCGCCACTTGGCCCGCCTTCCACGGCGGGCCTTCGTGTTTGTGGGGCAGCGTAGGCATGCTCACCGATGGGTGGCGCCGGCCCCGACACGCAATCAGTCCCGTAGGGCGGAATAGCGCAGCGTCATCCGCCGCTCGGCGTTCGCGCATCCCCGGCGCCTGCGGCAACCCCGGCGCCGGATGGCGGATGACGGCCTTCGGCCTCTTCCGCCCTACGCCTCTTTCTTACCGATCGGTGGCGCCGGCTCCGACACGCAATCAGTCCCGTAGGGCGGAATAGCGCAGCGTCATCCGCCGCTCGGCGTTCGCGCATCCCCGGCGCCTGCGGCAACCCCGGCGCCGGATGGCGGATGACGGCCTTCGGCCTCTTCCACCCTACGCCTCTTTCTTACCGATGGGTGGCGCCGGCCTGGCGCGCAATCAGCCAGGGCAGGGCTGTTGCCACAGCGCTTCGTCGTCCGGCGCAGCGTCGAGTCGCACCATGGTCAGCTGGTTGCCCCAGACGCAGCCG is a window from the Thioalkalivibrio paradoxus ARh 1 genome containing:
- the thrS gene encoding threonine--tRNA ligase, with the translated sequence MPAVSLPDGSRREFDAPVTVLDVARDIGPGLAKAALAGKVNGRLVDVRHPITEDAELAIVTDRDPEGVEIIRHSTAHLLAQAVKDLFPSAQVTIGPVIEHGFYYDFSFERPFTPEDLEKIEKRMKELAKADLPVERSVMERDDAVVYFRNMGEEYKAEIIESIPEGMEISLYRQGDFVDLCRGPHIPSTGRLKAFKLTKVAGAYWRGDSNNEMLQRIYGTAWPNKEQLNAYLEQLREAERRDHRRIGTELDLFSIQDDAGGGLVFWHPKGARIRRVIEQFWFDLHERAGYDFVVTPHIANLDLWRTSGHADFYSESMYEPMEDDNQAFQLKPMNCPFHVLVYKDRLHSYRDLPLRWGEMGTVYRREMSGALHGLMRVRGFTQDDAHIFCREDQIESEIIGVLDLTLELLNAFGFNDFEIHLSTKPDDAVGSPRIWEHATAALRSAIEKKGLEYTVDEGGGAFYGPKIDVKIRDAIGRQWQCSTIQLDFNLPERFEMEYVAEDNERRRPIMIHRALFGSLERFFGVLIEHYAGLFPLWLAPVQVAVLTITERQDRYAREVVAALRAQGLRVESDLRNEKIGFKIREHTLKRVPYLLVLGDREMESRSVAVRTRSGEDLGSMSLDALSERLQGEIASRGH
- the infC gene encoding translation initiation factor IF-3; its protein translation is MNEQIICPTVRLIDAEGENRGVMRTEIALGMAVDAGMDLVEISPNADPPVCRIMDYGKFKFEQSKKAQAAKKNQKQVQVKEVKFRPGTDEADYQVKLRNLIRFLEAGDKGKVTIRFRGREMRHQELGGELLDRIESDLADIAVVEQRAKMEGRQLTMVMSAKKKS
- the rpmI gene encoding 50S ribosomal protein L35 gives rise to the protein MPKLKTNRGAAKRFAKTGSGGFKRAQSHRRHILTKKSTKRKRHLRGAAMIHDSDVAAVRQMLPHS
- the rplT gene encoding 50S ribosomal protein L20, producing MPRVKRGVTAHARHKKVLDQAKGYYGARKNVYRVAKQAVTKAGQYAYRDRRQKKRQFRALWIVRINAAARQFDLSYSRLIDGLNKAGVEVDRKVLADLAVHDIAAFGKIADTAKAALPA
- the pheS gene encoding phenylalanine--tRNA ligase subunit alpha — translated: MEQLQKLVAEAVTGIEQAQGLADLDALRVRYLGKKGALTALLKELGRLPAEERPRAGQAVNEAKGELSGRIEARQRELAAAEVARKLREERVDVSLPGRRPATGSLHPVTQTIERIREFFAGMGYRVAEGPEVEDDFHNFEALNIPEEHPARAMHDTFYFDAHRVLRTHTSPVQIRAMKEQRPPLRIIAPGRVYRCDSDLTHSPMFHQVEGLYVDSGVTFADLRGVLSAFLQAFFEKDDLKTRFRPSYFPFTEPSAEVDIQCVHCGGSGCRVCKQTGWLEVMGCGMVHPNVFGHVGIDAERYTGFAFGLGVERMAMLRYGVNDLRLFFENDVRFLGQFARAG
- the pheT gene encoding phenylalanine--tRNA ligase subunit beta — its product is MRISMQWLREWLPVTETAEELGHRLTMAGLELDAIEPAAPAFSGVRIGQVQSVAAHPDADRLRVCRVDAGGDAPLDIVCGAANVVGGMRAPVACIGAVLPGDFRIKRSKLRGVESQGMLCSASELGLAESSEGLMALPDDAPVGADFREWLGLDDAILEIDLTPNRADCLGMLGVAREAGVLLDRQVSGPRIEPVPPESDLQVAVQVADPGACPLYAARVIDGLDPDAQTPMWMRERLRRAGVRPLHPVVDVTNYVLLELGQPMHAFAADAVGEGIEVRFGRSGDRLRLLNGDEIEPGPADLLIANARGPLALAGIMGGEDSAVIGDTTRVVLEAAHFAPQALAGRARAYGLHTDASHRFERGVDPTLPLYAMERATALIQAIAGGSAGPVIHQGAVPAAHADAAIELRRERIPRVLGMAFDPAEVERILVGLGCRVHAAAQGWAVHPLRARFDLTREEDLIEELARVHGYERLPQTLPSATVPAASAAEATLARRKGELADLGFHEIVSFSFIAPDWAEAFYPEVQGLALANPISSELAVMRPGLWPGLVRTAAHNLARQQGDLRLFEYGLRFVPDASGLRQEPRIGGLLCGRAEPEHWQAGRRSVDFFDAKGVVETLCPGGSKMLRFEPALHPALHDGQSARVLLDGRRIGWIGALHPSLRERFDVPELFLFELDGTVLSAAAVPRFQALSAFPAIRRDLALVVNEDVAAGELLAALGEVELPLLQETRLFDVYQGKGLEENEKSVALGLILRAFDRTLEEDDVQAVTRAVLEHLNARFGAKPRY
- the ihfA gene encoding integration host factor subunit alpha — its product is MAAVTKAELAEVLHEELGLNKREAKELVELFFEEMRLALEGGDSVKLSGFGNFVLRDKGERPGRNPKTGEEIPVSARRVVTFRPGQKLRERVEAYAGSE
- a CDS encoding MerR family transcriptional regulator, which gives rise to MLEASERQELPAIPGKRYFTIGEVAELCQVKPHVLRYWEQEFPMLSPVKRRGNRRYYQRHDVLLIRQIRALLYEQGYTIHGARQKLSGEEAKGDLTQTQQLIHDTIAELEGILRILRH